From Aedes albopictus strain Foshan chromosome 1, AalbF5, whole genome shotgun sequence, one genomic window encodes:
- the LOC134287462 gene encoding uncharacterized protein K02A2.6-like produces MDETRPMPQFRCEDIAKARLHHEWKDWKSGLERYFDANDINDQYKKRAKLLYLGGPQLDKVFTNLPDGNKFPLVAVEKKYYDVAVAALDNYFQPVKQDILERHRLRQMKQLPGEKFSHYMVRLRQQAALCGFDKYSKKTRQVLTDMTITDVIVEGCLSVELRRRMLLKDRSLDEIEEIASGLEGVDSQIQDLAGKSNESNSADKVYKVKDFSSQGYRRPLATKFRSGEGRYRGRPAVRHTTNVVCFNCGKSGHISSSDSCPAKGKQCRNCKRVGHFDYTCKSSRSSVKQTSFSPPSKKIRVVEEKETREADEGKVYYAFVNGNLTNMLTFEIGGVSLDMLVDSGADANLVTSEAWEKLKQAGVRVTSSTKESDRSFLSYGSSDPLAVRGKFTAEIKIQDRLVLANFYVVEKGQTCLLGDVTAKQLQVLQVGANLNRVEKSDPFTCIKDVEVHIHMDPEAKPVVQPVRRLPIPLEAEVNRKLDEMLSRDIIEPKLGPTTWVSPLVVVAKANGGLRLCVDLRRVNQSVLREYHPMPVIDHILARIGTGVVWSKLDIRDSFLQIMVAAESRDILTFITEKGLFRFKRLPFGLITAPEIFQRVIDEILCGCEGTHWYLDDIFVEGETLEEHDARLEKVMAKLKERGVQLNMDKCRFRVTELEFLGYKISESGIAPSEAKVEAIIAFRRPANEGEIRSFLGLANYLNRYIPHLATLDEPLRELTRKGVKFSWDSRHETSFQAIKRAMSDVRILGFYDARDRTAVIADASPTGLGAMLVQTNRQGHDRVVSFASKSLTETERRYCQTEKEALGLVWAVEKFQFYLLGRKFDLVTDCKALVYLFTPRSKPCSRIERWVLRLQCFNYSIVHIRGDQNAADALSRLSCTTVEPFDSAEELVIQHIASVSAESIAVSWQEILRESRDDAEIMNILKCIMEDTIELLPAAYRIISAELCDVGGVLLRGDRIVVPAGLRQRVLTIAHDGHPGVRMMKSYLRSVVWWPKLDADTESFVKNCRGCTLVAAPDAPEPMLRRSLPSGPWEDIAIDYLGPLPGGQNLLVIVDCYSRYLEVCEMTCIDSTETISRLREVFGRFGIPSLIKADNGPQFASTEFKNFCRDYGIHLVNTIPYWPQMNGQVERQNRSILKRLRIAQELGKDWRKELHEFLLVYHATNHATTGEAPSKLMFGRRIRGRLPYVPVHYEDEAVRDVDGIRKEKGKNYSDGKRRATYSEIREGDKVFVKRMKKNHKLEADYSAEEYDVVNKKGSDVIVRSRVSGKKFRRNVTHLKKVPQIDDNVQPTATTETDQSTSSEVVDGRMDETVQLTETPSDRKRERQQPTKFKGYVPF; encoded by the exons AGTATTACGACGTGGCAGTTGCAGCATTGGATAATTACTTCCAACCTGTGAAACAGGATATCCTGGAGAGACATCGTTTGCGTCAGATGAAGCAACTTCCGGGAGAAAAGTTTTCCCACTATATG GTTCGTTTGAGACAGCAAGCTGCCCTCTGCGGCTTCgacaaatattcaaaaaagacAAGGCAGGTTTTAACGGATATGACGATTACCGATGTCATCGTTGAAGGTTGTCTTTCGGTCGAACTCCGGCGAAGAATGCTATTGAAGGACCGCTCTTTAGACGAAATCGAAGAGATCGCTTCTGGCTTGGAAGGTGTCGATTCCCAAATTCAAGACCTTGCAGGGAAATCAAATGAGAGTAATTCGGCTGACAAAGTGTACAAGGTGAAAGATTTTTCGTCACAAGGGTACAGACGTCCTCTGGCAACTAAGTTCAGATCAGGAGAGGGTCGTTATCGCGGACGTCCGGCTGTGCGACATACTACGAACGTTGTTTGCTTTAACTGTGGCAAGTCTGGCCACATTTCGTCGTCTGATTCCTGTCCAGCGAAAGGGAAACAGTGTCGAAACTGTAAACGAGTAGGCCATTTTGATTACACCTGTAAATCGTCTCGTTCTTCTGTAAAGCAGACATCGTTTTCACCGCCGAGTAAGAAAATTCGGGTTGTAGAGGAGAAAGAGACACGTGAAGCCGACGAGGGAAAGGTCTACTATGCTTTTGTCAACGGTAATCTAACCAACATGCTTACATTTGAGATAGGAGGCGTCTCTTTGGATATGCTGGTAGATTCAGGGGCGGATGCTAATTTAGTGACCTCGGAAGCATGGGAGAAATTGAAGCAGGCCGGTGTTCGCGTCACTAGTTCCACGAAAGAGTCCGATCGTTCCTTCCTTTCGTATGGCAGTTCTGACCCGCTGGCCGTCCGTGGGAAATTCACAGCAGAGATCAAAATTCAAGATCGATTGGTGCTCGCTAATTTCTACGTCGTGGAGAAAGGACAAACTTGCTTGTTGGGAGATGTTACTGCAAAGCAGCTACAAGTGTTGCAGGTTGGGGCCAATCTCAACCGGGTAGAGAAGTCTGATCCGTTCACCTGCATCAAAGACGTCGAGGTTCACATTCACATGGATCCGGAAGCTAAGCCCGTCGTACAACCCGTGAGACGGTTGCCAATTCCTCTCGAAGCTGAAGTTAATCGTAAGTTGGATGAAATGTTGAGCAGAGATATCATCGAGCCAAAGTTAGGTCCAACCACGTGGGTCTCTCCGTTGGTAGTCGTTGCTAAGGCAAACGGAGGGTTGCGATTGTGCGTAGATCTTCGTAGAGTGAACCAGTCAGTCTTGCGGGAGTATCACCCCATGCCGGTCATAGATCACATTCTGGCGCGAATCGGGACTGGCGTAGTATGGAGTAAGTTGGATATAAGGGATTCTTTTCTACAAATCATGGTTGCTGCGGAGTCTCGAGATATTCTCACGTTTATAACAGAAAAGGGGTTGTTTAGATTCAAGAGGCTTCCGTTTGGCCTCATAACTGCGCCTGAAATTTTCCAAAGAGTCATTGACGAAATTCTTTGCGGTTGTGAGGGCACCCATTGGTACCTTGATGATATTTTTGTGGAAGGCGAAACTCTAGAAGAGCATGATGCTCGATTGGAGAAGGTTATGGCTAAACTCAAGGAGCGAGGGGTACAACTGAATATGGATAAATGCCGCTTCAGGGTTACTGAACTGGAATTTCTCGGATATAAGATTTCGGAATCTGGAATAGCTCCATCTGAGGCTAAAGTTGAAGCAATCATAGCGTTCCGTCGTCCTGCAAACGAAGGTGAGATCCGTAGCTTTCTGGGTCTGGCCAACTACCTCAACAGGTACATACCTCATTTAGCCACCCTGGATGAACCGCTGAGGGAATTGACCAGGAAGGGTGTCAAATTCTCTTGGGATTCACGTCATGAAACGTCATTTCAAGCCATTAAACGTGCTATGTCAGATGTTCGTATCCTTGGGTTCTATGACGCACGCGACAGAACGGCTGTGATTGCCGATGCCAGTCCCACGGGGCTGGGGGCAATGCTTGTACAGACGAATAGGCAAGGACACGATAGAGTAGTTAGCTTCGCATCGAAATCACTCACGGAAACTGAAAGAAGATACTGTCAGACGGAGAAGGAGGCTTTGGGACTGGTATGGGCCGTCGAAAAATTCCAATTTTACCTCTTGGGTCGAAAATTTGATTTGGTTACGGATTGCAAGGCATTGGTGTATTTGTTTACACCACGATCAAAACCGTGCTCAAGGATTGAACGGTGGGTGTTGAGATTGCAATGCTTCAATTACTCAATCGTTCATATCCGAGGAGACCAAAATGCTGCAGACGCTCTTTCTCGTCTTTCATGTACAACGGTCGAGCCATTTGATTCGGCAGAGGAACTTGTTATTCAACACATAGCTTCGGTTAGCGCTGAATCTATCGCGGTTTCTTGGCAAGAAATACTTCGTGAATCTCGAGATGACGCAGAAATCATGAACATCCTCAAGTGCATAATGGAAGACACTATTGAGCTTCTACCAGCTGCTTATCGTATTATTTCTGCAGAGCTGTGCGACGTTGGAGGAGTTCTGCTGCGAGGAGATCGCATAGTCGTTCCAGCAGGATTACGACAACGAGTTCTGACCATCGCTCACGACGGACACCCCGGGGTGCGTATGATGAAATCATATCTTCGATCTGTCGTTTGGTGGCCTAAATTGGATGCAGACACAGAAAGCTTCGTGAAAAATTGTCGTGGGTGTACATTAGTAGCTGCTCCTGATGCCCCTGAGCCGATGCTCCGCCGTTCGCTCCCTTCCGGACCATGGGAAGATATCGCCATTGATTACCTAGGGCCACTTCCTGGCGGGCAGAATTTGTTGGTGATTGTCGACTGCTATAGCAGATACCTCGAAGTGTGCGAAATGACTTGCATTGATTCTACGGAGACTATCAGCCGCTTGCGAGAAGTCTTCGGCAGATTCGGTATACCATCCTTGATAAAAGCAGACAACGGTCCACAATTTGCCAGCAcagaattcaaaaacttttgtcgTGACTACGGAATACATCTGGTCAATACGATTCCATATTGGCCGCAGATGAACGGCCAGGTGGAGCGGCAAAATCGCTCAATCCTGAAGAGACTTCGTATCGCACAAGAACTTGGCAAAGATTGGCGAAAAGAGCTGCACGAATTTCTTTTGGTATACCATGCTACAAATCATGCGACTACCGGAGAAGCACCATCGAAACTGATGTTCGGGCGCAGAATCAGGGGTAGACTTCCTTATGTTCCGGTCCATTACGAGGATGAGGCTGTGCGAGATGTCGACGGAATACGAAAAGAGAAGGGAAAGAACTACTCTGACGGGAAGCGTCGAGCCACTTACAGCGAAATACGGGAAGGTGACAAAGTGTTTGTGAAGCGGATGAAAAAGAATCATAAGTTGGAGGCGGACTACTCTGCAGAGGAATACGATGTTGTGAACAAAAAGGGGTCTGATGTCATTGTACGTTCCCGGGTCTCCGGGAAAAAGTTCCGTCGCAACGTGACGCACCTTAAGAAGGTTCCACAAATAGACGACAATGTTCAGCCCACAGCGACGACAGAGACGGATCAAAGCACATCAAGCGAAGTGGTTGATGGAAGGATGGATGAAACCGTACAATTGACTGAAACGCCGTCTGATCGGAAACGTGAGAGACAACAACCAACGAAATTCAAAGGCTATGTTCctttctaa
- the LOC109412594 gene encoding transcriptional adapter 2B isoform X2, translating to MAELFAKYTCTNCQEDIPGIRVHCVVCTDFELCLACFAAGAEIGQHRNDHSYQFMDSGILSIYRGRGGWSAREELHLLDAIEQYGFGNWEDISKHIETRTPEEAKDEYVSKFLNGTVGRHTWSTATDQRPQLTDHTSDDTGPLGQLLVQKLPPMDCSHEEAAALGYMPNRDDFEREYDPTAEQLVSTLSLSPDDEDVDMLLKLAQVDIYTRRLRERARRKRVVRDYQLIANFFRGNAKRARMSRDQREFRERLRTFSQFYTSLEFERLIGSLERERSLRIRLSELNRYRWNGLQRMDECVHFEQHAAAAQHRNTGPYGHGRTLTCIIGPNGQTISGCIRQILTGQPKQRRLMRDKQGILGVVQQLADKKKRKRRPKLKFHRPKAHAPHRRPGLLRRLIQQQKLLG from the exons ATGGCGG AACTGTTCGCCAAGTACACCTGCACGAATTGCCAGGAAGACATTCCGGGAATCCGGGTCCACTGCGTCGTTTGCACCGACTTTGAGCTGTGTCTGGCG TGCTTCGCGGCCGGAGCTGAGATTGGACAGCATCGAAATGACCACTCGTACCAGTTCATGGACTCGGGCATTCTGTCCATCTACCGCGGCAGGGGAGGATGGTCTGCTAGGGAAGAGTTGCATCTGTTGGATGCCATCGAGCAGTATGGTTTCGGCAACTGGGAGGACATCAGCAAGCACATAGAAACCCGCACTCCGGAGGAAGCCAAGGATGAGTACGTGTCCAAGTTCCTCAACGGAACGGTTGGCCGCCACACTTGGTCCACGGCCACTGACCAGCGCCCGCAGCTAACCGATCATACGTCGGATGATACGGGTCCTCTGGGGCAGCTGCTCGTTCAGAAACTTCCGCCCATGGATTGCTCCCATGAGGAGGCCGCTGCCCTAGGTTACATGCCCAACCGGGACGATTTCGAACGTGAATACGACCCTACGGCAGAGCAGCTGGTGTCCACACTGTCCCTATCGCCGGATGACGAAGACGTCGACATGCTACTCAAGCTGGCCCAGGTGGACATCTACACCCGCAGACTGCGCGAACGTGCCCGGCGGAAACGGGTCGTACGGGACTATCAGCTGATAGCAAACTTCTTCCGGGGTAACGCCAAGAGGGCCCGCATGAGCCGTGACCAGCGAGAGTTCCGCGAGCGGTTGCGAACCTTCTCGCAGTTTTACACGTCGTTGGAATTCGAGCGGCTGATTGGGTCGCTGGAACGGGAACGATCACTGCGCATCAGGCTTTCGGAGTTGAATCGATACCGCTGGAACGGGCTTCAACGGATGGACGAGTGCGTTCACTTTGAGCAGCATGCTGCGGCTGCTCAGCACAGGAATACGGGTCCGTACGGACATGGTCGAACG CTTACATGTATAATTGGTCCCAACGGTCAAACTATCTCCGGCTGTATAAGACAAATTTTAACAGGACAACCGAAGCAAAGGCGGCTCATGCGAGACAAGCAAGGGATCCTCGGCGTTGTCCAGCAACTCGCAGATAAGAAGAAG CGAAAGCGACGGCCGAAGCTTAAGTTCCATCGGCCAAAGGCTCACGCACCACACCGACGACCGGGCCTTCTCCGACGGCTCATTCAGCAGCAGAAACTTCTCGGATAG
- the LOC134291809 gene encoding uncharacterized protein K02A2.6-like has protein sequence MRRVPVALEEAVNSKLKELMARDIIEEKKGPVTWVSPLVVVGKANGEPRICLDLRRVNEAVLRERHPMPVIDDFLARIGPNMVRSKLDVKDSFLQLELDEESRDAMVFLTARGLYRFKRMPFGLVSAPEVFQKTMDTILAGCEGTWWYIDDVYIEGKDKQEHDERVAKVE, from the coding sequence ATGCGACGAGTTCCCGTAGCTCTGGAGGAAGCGGTCAACAGTAAGTTGAAGGAACTAATGGCAAGGGATATCATAGAGGAAAAGAAGGGCCCGGTAACTTGGGTATCGCCTTTGGTGGTGGTCGGAAAGGCAAACGGAGAACCTCGGATCTGCCTCGACCTGAGGAGGGTTAATGAAGCTGTGTTAAGAGAAAGACACCCGATGCCGGTAATCGATGACTTTTTGGCCAGAATCGGACCAAATATGGTCCGCAGTAAGCTAGATGTCAAAGACTCCTTCTTGCAACTTGAGCTGGATGAAGAGTCAAGAGACGCGATGGTGTTCCTCACAGCACGAGGACTATACCGATTCAAACGTATGCCATTTGGGTTGGTATCGGCGccagaagtttttcagaaaacaaTGGACACGATACTAGCAGGATGCGAGGGTACATGGTGGTACATCGACGATGTGTACATCGAAGGAAAGGACAAACAAGAACATGATGAACGAGTGGCCAAGGTAGAGTAG
- the LOC109412594 gene encoding transcriptional adapter 2B isoform X1 — MAELFAKYTCTNCQEDIPGIRVHCVVCTDFELCLACFAAGAEIGQHRNDHSYQFMDSGILSIYRGRGGWSAREELHLLDAIEQYGFGNWEDISKHIETRTPEEAKDEYVSKFLNGTVGRHTWSTATDQRPQLTDHTSDDTGPLGQLLVQKLPPMDCSHEEAAALGYMPNRDDFEREYDPTAEQLVSTLSLSPDDEDVDMLLKLAQVDIYTRRLRERARRKRVVRDYQLIANFFRGNAKRARMSRDQREFRERLRTFSQFYTSLEFERLIGSLERERSLRIRLSELNRYRWNGLQRMDECVHFEQHAAAAQHRNTGPYGHGRTDNRSKGGSCETSKGSSALSSNSQIRRSESDGRSLSSIGQRLTHHTDDRAFSDGSFSSRNFSDSSRGTDPSRHQPLQDPAAAAAQQQPGVQLLTSNELQLCSSLNLPVTRYLSLKTVLLGRPSLDHGISSVAEGMVKKYLIKSGWLQTSPQN, encoded by the exons ATGGCGG AACTGTTCGCCAAGTACACCTGCACGAATTGCCAGGAAGACATTCCGGGAATCCGGGTCCACTGCGTCGTTTGCACCGACTTTGAGCTGTGTCTGGCG TGCTTCGCGGCCGGAGCTGAGATTGGACAGCATCGAAATGACCACTCGTACCAGTTCATGGACTCGGGCATTCTGTCCATCTACCGCGGCAGGGGAGGATGGTCTGCTAGGGAAGAGTTGCATCTGTTGGATGCCATCGAGCAGTATGGTTTCGGCAACTGGGAGGACATCAGCAAGCACATAGAAACCCGCACTCCGGAGGAAGCCAAGGATGAGTACGTGTCCAAGTTCCTCAACGGAACGGTTGGCCGCCACACTTGGTCCACGGCCACTGACCAGCGCCCGCAGCTAACCGATCATACGTCGGATGATACGGGTCCTCTGGGGCAGCTGCTCGTTCAGAAACTTCCGCCCATGGATTGCTCCCATGAGGAGGCCGCTGCCCTAGGTTACATGCCCAACCGGGACGATTTCGAACGTGAATACGACCCTACGGCAGAGCAGCTGGTGTCCACACTGTCCCTATCGCCGGATGACGAAGACGTCGACATGCTACTCAAGCTGGCCCAGGTGGACATCTACACCCGCAGACTGCGCGAACGTGCCCGGCGGAAACGGGTCGTACGGGACTATCAGCTGATAGCAAACTTCTTCCGGGGTAACGCCAAGAGGGCCCGCATGAGCCGTGACCAGCGAGAGTTCCGCGAGCGGTTGCGAACCTTCTCGCAGTTTTACACGTCGTTGGAATTCGAGCGGCTGATTGGGTCGCTGGAACGGGAACGATCACTGCGCATCAGGCTTTCGGAGTTGAATCGATACCGCTGGAACGGGCTTCAACGGATGGACGAGTGCGTTCACTTTGAGCAGCATGCTGCGGCTGCTCAGCACAGGAATACGGGTCCGTACGGACATGGTCGAACG GACAACCGAAGCAAAGGCGGCTCATGCGAGACAAGCAAGGGATCCTCGGCGTTGTCCAGCAACTCGCAGATAAGAAGAAG CGAAAGCGACGGCCGAAGCTTAAGTTCCATCGGCCAAAGGCTCACGCACCACACCGACGACCGGGCCTTCTCCGACGGCTCATTCAGCAGCAGAAACTTCTCGGATAGCTCACGGGGAACGGATCCGTCGCGGCACCAGCCGCTTCAGGAtccggcggcggcagcggcgcaGCAACAGCCCGGCGTACAGCTACTCACGTCAAACGAGCTCCAGCTGTGCAGCTCGCTCAACCTGCCGGTCACCCGGTACCTTAGTCTCAAAACGGTACTGCTGGGGCGACCGTCGCTCGATCACGGAATCAGCTCCGTGGCCGAGGGCATGGTCAAAAAGTATCTCATCAAGTCGGGCTGGCTGCAAACGAGTCCTCAGAACTGA
- the LOC109397298 gene encoding uncharacterized protein LOC109397298: MADYDWDQHNRQQVLEGRQILERTSASLARSNRIAIETEQTGHEVMSELEVQRESLLRSQRRLENANDGLSKSSSILRAMSRNVLYNKLILVMIIVMEVLILVGLLYLKLSH; the protein is encoded by the exons ATGGCTGACTACGACTGGGACCAGCACAACCGCCAGCAGGTGCTGGAAGGTCGTCAAATTCTAGAACGAACGTCCGCCAGCCTTGCCCGATCGAATCGGATCGCCATCGAGACCGAACAGACGGGTCATGAG GTAATGTCCGAGCTGGAAGTCCAGAGGGAATCGTTACTGCGCAGTCAACGGCGTTTGGAGAATGCCAACGATGGTCTGTCGAAATCGAGTTCCATTTTGCGGGCTATGAGCAGAAATGTCCTTTACAACAAGTTGATTCTGGTAATGATTATCGTGATGGAAGTGCTGATACTGGTCGGATTGTTGTACCTCAAGCTGAGCCATTGA